One genomic region from Candidatus Binataceae bacterium encodes:
- the bamD gene encoding outer membrane protein assembly factor BamD: MKVRLLSLSLCLALLTGACANKKVPSVHDYYSQGEYFYDRGVYKGAIENYQRLVDQYPFSPLAEQAELKIGLTYYTMHDYPEAISALSDFVRMHPMNKELPLASYYLGMSYFDQMHGPAQDQSNTKSAMEQFRLLEAHYPESAFAELAHQRIEVCRQVLAGNEYMIGSYYAKQANFPAAESRYAELMEMYPETPVAPKGLYDLAETLKKEGKKYSAAQAFAAIKADYGKTKYAALADKELKQLNQPVDTEEDPLRLVLAESGFGPPQDEPPLITVSHHERDGMSAGAAPVAGGAALTPAVADNGPPVTLRGIRLASSPKPISIIFDLSGPVKFQKHFEGGPDFSTLTVRMLNTQPDSKLDQHMVFDRSIFRDSDIKSDGTSTTVVVNTTHVARFAIIPLEEPSRLLITFTSDETDLGQAGDQTTDSQEGDASSDQP; the protein is encoded by the coding sequence ATGAAAGTTCGGCTACTTTCGCTATCACTTTGCCTGGCGCTCCTGACTGGTGCTTGCGCCAACAAAAAGGTTCCCTCGGTCCACGATTACTATTCGCAGGGCGAGTATTTTTACGACCGCGGCGTGTACAAAGGCGCGATCGAAAACTACCAGCGCCTAGTCGACCAGTATCCCTTTAGTCCCTTGGCCGAGCAGGCGGAACTTAAGATCGGGCTGACCTACTACACGATGCATGACTATCCCGAGGCGATCAGTGCCTTGAGCGATTTTGTCCGAATGCATCCCATGAACAAGGAACTGCCGCTGGCGAGCTATTATCTGGGGATGTCGTATTTCGACCAGATGCACGGACCGGCCCAGGACCAGAGCAACACCAAGTCGGCGATGGAGCAGTTCCGGTTGTTAGAAGCGCATTATCCGGAGAGTGCGTTCGCCGAGTTGGCCCATCAGCGGATTGAGGTCTGCCGGCAGGTGCTGGCTGGCAACGAGTACATGATTGGCAGCTACTACGCCAAGCAGGCCAATTTTCCCGCCGCCGAGTCGCGTTATGCCGAACTGATGGAGATGTATCCCGAGACGCCGGTGGCACCCAAGGGATTGTACGATTTGGCCGAAACCTTGAAGAAAGAAGGCAAGAAATATTCGGCGGCACAGGCTTTCGCAGCGATCAAGGCGGATTACGGCAAAACCAAATATGCCGCGCTTGCCGACAAGGAGCTAAAGCAACTTAACCAGCCGGTCGATACCGAAGAGGATCCACTGAGGCTGGTATTGGCGGAAAGCGGCTTCGGCCCCCCTCAGGACGAACCGCCCCTGATAACCGTTAGTCATCACGAACGCGACGGGATGAGCGCCGGAGCGGCGCCGGTGGCTGGTGGCGCGGCGCTGACCCCGGCAGTCGCCGACAACGGCCCGCCGGTTACGCTGCGCGGGATTCGGCTGGCCTCTTCGCCCAAGCCGATATCGATTATTTTCGATCTGAGCGGTCCGGTTAAGTTCCAAAAGCATTTTGAGGGCGGTCCCGATTTCAGCACCCTGACCGTGCGGATGCTTAATACCCAGCCCGATTCCAAGCTGGACCAGCATATGGTGTTCGACCGCTCGATCTTTCGCGATTCCGACATTAAAAGTGACGGTACCTCCACTACGGTGGTGGTCAATACCACCCATGTGGCCCGCTTTGCGATCATTCCGCTCGAAGAACCCTCGCGCCTGCTGATAACCTTTACCAGTGATGAAACCGATTTGGGCCAGGCGGGTGACCAGACCACGGACAGTCAGGAAGGCGACGCGTCGAGCGATCAGCCCTGA
- a CDS encoding AAA family ATPase, whose translation MSAHEKLVRIREELNGQFQERGELVDGALCALLAAQHVLIVGPPGTAKSMLAEELCQRIEGATYFQWLLTKFTTPEELFGAVSLRALEHDDYRRVTSHKLPEAHIAFLDEVFKANSAILNALLTIANERFFHNGRERMAVPLITLFGASNELPEEDDLTALYDRFLLRFVVDYIVEDFRFLKMIEAQAPVQRTRIQFTELAELRQATAAIELPAGVMHTVADLRRELRAQQIIASDRRYHQALQVLRAHALLMGREQVSEEDLPFLQHVLWKDPEERGKLRDVIRQLIKGYEETARELLIQSEELHEYANRAWESQELRDRARFEATAKIANILLRFDSLMREASNSGRPLAAVETMRAQVKKIQQTMLQEL comes from the coding sequence ATGAGCGCGCACGAAAAATTGGTCCGCATCCGAGAGGAGCTCAACGGGCAGTTTCAAGAGCGCGGCGAGTTGGTCGACGGTGCCCTGTGCGCCCTGCTAGCAGCCCAACACGTGTTGATCGTTGGACCGCCGGGAACCGCCAAATCGATGCTGGCCGAAGAGCTTTGCCAACGTATCGAAGGCGCTACTTACTTTCAGTGGCTGCTGACCAAATTCACCACCCCCGAGGAGCTGTTTGGCGCGGTCAGCCTGCGCGCCCTGGAGCATGACGACTACCGCCGGGTGACCAGCCACAAACTGCCTGAAGCCCATATCGCCTTTCTCGACGAGGTCTTCAAAGCCAACTCGGCCATTCTCAACGCCCTGCTGACAATCGCCAACGAGCGGTTTTTTCACAATGGCCGAGAGCGCATGGCGGTGCCTTTGATCACGCTGTTCGGCGCGTCGAACGAATTGCCCGAGGAGGACGACCTCACCGCGCTCTACGATCGGTTTCTGCTCCGTTTCGTGGTCGACTATATTGTCGAGGATTTTCGCTTCCTCAAGATGATCGAGGCTCAGGCTCCGGTGCAGCGCACCCGTATCCAATTCACTGAATTGGCCGAGCTGCGCCAAGCCACGGCTGCCATAGAGCTGCCGGCTGGGGTGATGCACACCGTAGCAGATTTGCGCCGCGAGCTGCGCGCCCAGCAAATAATCGCCTCCGATCGACGTTACCACCAAGCCCTGCAGGTGCTGCGCGCTCACGCCCTGTTGATGGGACGGGAGCAGGTCAGCGAGGAAGATCTGCCCTTTCTGCAGCATGTGCTGTGGAAGGATCCCGAGGAGCGCGGCAAGCTGCGCGACGTCATCCGCCAGCTCATCAAGGGCTACGAAGAGACCGCACGCGAGTTGCTGATTCAGAGCGAAGAGCTCCACGAATACGCCAATCGCGCTTGGGAAAGCCAGGAATTGCGCGACCGCGCGCGGTTCGAAGCCACCGCCAAAATCGCCAATATCCTGCTGCGCTTCGACAGCCTGATGCGCGAAGCAAGCAACAGTGGGCGACCCCTGGCCGCAGTCGAAACGATGCGCGCGCAGGTCAAGAAAATCCAGCAGACGATGCTTCAAGAGTTGTAA
- the recO gene encoding DNA repair protein RecO, translating into MPAEEVSPAIVLRTRDYAESDRIVTLLTRDSGKLAGIAKGAKQSRRRFERKLEVFSHVMVYYRRRPQGELVFITRAEAAALPAFDLTDDLGKIGLGSYLVELTDALSREQGDSAGAYEVLAAAMLALTRLGPSPALRQAFELQLLRWAGYQLEFTRCRLCAAKPGPQVKSFGFMVSHGGIVCQACRVGADNEAINLDAASVAALSRLGSMPLAEVGQAQWASPQAQAAIGRFISPLLERKLRSLSFLEQVL; encoded by the coding sequence ATGCCGGCCGAAGAAGTTTCTCCCGCCATCGTACTGCGCACCCGCGACTATGCCGAGTCCGATCGGATTGTCACCCTGCTTACCCGCGATTCCGGCAAGTTGGCCGGTATCGCCAAGGGCGCCAAGCAATCGCGACGCCGCTTCGAGCGTAAGCTGGAAGTCTTCTCCCATGTGATGGTCTATTATCGGCGCCGCCCGCAGGGGGAGCTGGTGTTCATCACCCGCGCCGAAGCCGCCGCCCTGCCCGCCTTCGATTTGACCGACGACCTGGGCAAAATCGGGCTGGGCAGCTATCTAGTCGAATTGACCGACGCGCTTAGCCGCGAACAGGGTGACAGCGCCGGCGCTTATGAAGTCCTGGCGGCCGCGATGCTAGCGCTGACCCGCCTGGGCCCCAGCCCGGCCTTGCGTCAGGCTTTCGAGTTGCAACTCCTGCGCTGGGCCGGCTATCAGCTTGAGTTTACCCGCTGCCGCCTATGCGCCGCCAAGCCCGGGCCTCAGGTCAAAAGCTTCGGCTTCATGGTGTCTCATGGCGGGATCGTATGCCAAGCCTGCCGGGTCGGCGCCGACAACGAGGCCATCAACCTGGATGCCGCCAGTGTCGCCGCGCTCAGCCGCCTGGGCTCGATGCCATTGGCTGAAGTCGGGCAAGCGCAGTGGGCCAGCCCACAGGCGCAAGCTGCCATCGGCCGCTTCATCTCTCCGCTGCTGGAACGCAAGTTGCGCTCGCTGAGCTTCCTTGAGCAGGTGCTGTAA
- a CDS encoding cytochrome d ubiquinol oxidase subunit II encodes MTSLAPMFSLPGMTAGALLTALTLYFLSGGADFGGGVWDLLSTGARKTAQRKLITQALEPIWEANHVWLVLIIVGLWTGFPLAFAHITTLLHVPLLIMLLGIVLRGTAFSFSTQGVLSARAAKLATHLFAISSTIVPALLGIVLGAVASGRLPQQPQRAADFFTPWLGLFPLWIGFFALALAAYLSAVYLTVEAEGDLALQNDFRLRALVAGAVGAVGAAGGYLSAKRDAPVLWTGLIRHWWSWPPQIAAILLGLLAFVMLWQRRFHFARACAIAQVALVIWGWGLAQFPYLVVAHLTVFDSGAVASTLRYLLVSLVVGALILFPSFGGLYWLFKGRRLRA; translated from the coding sequence ATGACTAGTTTGGCTCCAATGTTCAGCTTGCCCGGAATGACGGCGGGCGCTCTGCTAACCGCGCTCACGCTGTATTTTTTGTCGGGAGGAGCTGACTTTGGCGGCGGGGTGTGGGACTTACTCTCCACGGGTGCGCGCAAAACCGCACAGCGCAAGCTTATTACACAGGCTTTGGAACCCATCTGGGAGGCCAACCATGTCTGGCTGGTTCTTATTATCGTTGGCTTGTGGACCGGGTTTCCGCTGGCGTTTGCACATATCACTACACTGCTACATGTCCCCCTATTGATAATGCTTCTGGGGATCGTGTTGCGCGGCACCGCATTCAGTTTTAGTACCCAGGGCGTGCTTTCGGCACGAGCGGCAAAACTGGCTACGCATCTTTTCGCGATTTCCAGCACCATCGTGCCGGCCTTACTCGGTATCGTACTGGGCGCGGTCGCCTCGGGACGTTTGCCGCAACAGCCCCAGCGCGCCGCCGACTTCTTCACGCCTTGGCTGGGACTGTTCCCATTGTGGATCGGCTTTTTTGCCCTGGCACTCGCGGCTTACCTCTCGGCGGTCTATCTCACTGTCGAAGCCGAGGGAGACCTCGCGTTGCAAAATGATTTTCGCTTGCGTGCGCTTGTTGCTGGCGCGGTGGGTGCAGTCGGGGCCGCCGGCGGCTACCTTAGCGCCAAGCGCGACGCGCCCGTGCTGTGGACCGGGTTGATTCGACATTGGTGGTCCTGGCCGCCGCAAATTGCGGCTATCCTTTTGGGACTTTTAGCCTTCGTGATGCTATGGCAAAGGCGTTTTCATTTTGCTCGAGCCTGTGCCATCGCGCAGGTGGCTCTGGTGATATGGGGGTGGGGGTTGGCTCAGTTTCCTTATCTGGTAGTCGCGCATCTGACCGTGTTTGACTCGGGTGCAGTAGCAAGCACCCTGCGCTACTTGCTGGTATCGTTGGTTGTGGGGGCGCTAATTCTGTTTCCATCCTTCGGGGGGCTTTATTGGCTGTTCAAGGGGCGCCGACTGCGGGCGTGA
- a CDS encoding cytochrome ubiquinol oxidase subunit I, which translates to MTNLIAARCQMGVSLGFHIVFAVIGVAMPLMMVMAEAHYARSGDQTSLVLARRWARGTAILFTVGAVSGTVLSFELGLLWPRFMALAGAIFGWPFALEGFAFFTEAIFLGIYLFGWERLSRGMHLGAGVIVAISGALSSMFVVSANAWMNTPAGFTLIDGKPATVDPMAAMLNPAALSHGLHMTSAAYVATGFLVAGIHALGLLKEPTSVFHRRALAIALIVGGLAAVTQPISGDRAGEIVARYQPAKLAALEGLFKTEKRAPLTIGGYVETAQRRTVYGLRIPLLLSLIALRDPNATVSGLDAFARQDWPPFLPLLHLSFDAMVGIGFLLLALTLWGVCSYWRTRQVPTSRGFLLALICAAPLGMIAVELGWIVTELGRQPWIIYGIMRTSSGVTPMPGLIAPFIAITLVYLLLMAVVIQQLWMMTIDSPRRTSELA; encoded by the coding sequence ATGACCAATCTGATTGCAGCTCGTTGTCAGATGGGGGTCTCGCTAGGATTCCACATTGTTTTCGCGGTCATCGGCGTGGCAATGCCCCTGATGATGGTCATGGCCGAAGCGCATTACGCGCGGAGCGGCGACCAAACCAGCCTTGTGCTGGCCCGGCGATGGGCGCGCGGGACCGCCATTCTGTTCACCGTTGGCGCGGTTTCGGGCACAGTACTGTCGTTTGAGCTAGGTCTCCTTTGGCCCCGCTTCATGGCCTTGGCGGGTGCCATCTTCGGCTGGCCCTTTGCCCTGGAAGGCTTCGCCTTTTTCACTGAGGCGATTTTTTTGGGCATTTATCTGTTCGGCTGGGAGCGGTTGTCGCGCGGGATGCATCTGGGTGCCGGCGTGATCGTCGCGATTAGTGGCGCCCTCTCCAGTATGTTCGTAGTCTCGGCTAACGCCTGGATGAACACCCCGGCCGGATTCACGCTTATTGACGGCAAACCGGCAACCGTCGATCCGATGGCTGCCATGCTCAATCCGGCGGCGCTCTCCCATGGCCTGCACATGACCTCCGCTGCTTATGTCGCCACTGGCTTCTTGGTTGCGGGAATCCATGCGCTGGGACTGCTTAAAGAGCCCACCAGCGTCTTCCATCGCCGTGCCCTAGCTATTGCGCTGATAGTGGGAGGGTTGGCGGCGGTTACTCAACCCATCAGCGGCGATCGGGCGGGCGAGATCGTGGCTCGTTATCAACCCGCCAAGCTAGCCGCCCTGGAAGGATTGTTCAAAACTGAAAAAAGAGCGCCTCTGACCATTGGCGGCTACGTCGAAACCGCCCAACGGCGGACGGTCTACGGGCTAAGGATTCCGCTCCTGCTTAGCCTGATCGCGTTGCGCGATCCAAACGCTACTGTGAGCGGGCTCGACGCCTTCGCGCGCCAGGACTGGCCTCCTTTTCTGCCGCTGCTCCATCTGAGCTTTGACGCGATGGTCGGGATCGGCTTTCTGCTACTGGCGTTGACCCTCTGGGGGGTCTGCAGCTATTGGCGGACGCGGCAAGTACCGACCAGCCGGGGATTTTTGCTGGCGCTTATCTGCGCGGCGCCGTTGGGAATGATTGCGGTCGAATTGGGCTGGATCGTAACCGAGCTTGGGCGTCAACCCTGGATTATCTACGGAATAATGCGCACCTCCAGCGGGGTCACGCCGATGCCCGGACTGATCGCACCCTTCATTGCGATCACTCTGGTCTATCTGCTGCTGATGGCCGTGGTGATTCAACAGTTATGGATGATGACGATTGATTCGCCTCGCCGGACGTCAGAGCTAGCATGA